A part of Myxococcus landrumus genomic DNA contains:
- a CDS encoding MlaD family protein codes for MKKLVTPFRVGLLVIAAGAFFVAFVLFAREGGLSASDSTRVWAYFRDASGLAVRGRVQIAGIRVGEIDEISLEGTRARVFLKIRKDVDLREDAILTKRSESLLGDYLLDLNPGTESAPKLEEGGQIRRVIDTQGMEAIFESLSQITSDIQQVTGALREVLGGERGAGSLQRIVENLVRLSDSVDATVRRNADRLDVILSNFEGVSSDVRTITQSNQADVGRIVDNIEFITRDVREVLASVKSIVGSGEGDFKESVASLKQTLTKLDNTLGNLEEITRKVKDGEGAAGVLLADESVGREVRETVQDVARFASKLTDLQAEVGIQSSYLAAQGRSKNVFSVRLIPKPDKYYLLELVDDPRGTVTTEVVQTNPPSEGDPVIQTRKVTKESLKVSAQFAKRWYFTTLRVGLIESTGGVGADLHLFEDALTLKLDAFNFAADELRYPRLRATLRAQAFDHLFVVAGMDDMLNAQQRDTVTQRLIAGRDFFVGGGLYFTDDDLKAIITATGLPTF; via the coding sequence GTGAAGAAGCTCGTTACGCCCTTCCGTGTTGGCCTGTTGGTCATCGCCGCGGGGGCTTTTTTCGTCGCCTTCGTGTTGTTCGCGCGCGAGGGCGGCCTGAGCGCCAGTGACTCCACGCGTGTCTGGGCCTACTTCCGGGATGCGTCCGGCCTCGCCGTGCGCGGTCGCGTGCAGATCGCCGGCATCCGGGTGGGCGAAATCGATGAGATCTCCCTGGAAGGCACCCGCGCCCGCGTCTTCCTGAAGATTCGCAAGGACGTGGATCTGCGTGAGGACGCCATCCTCACCAAGCGCTCGGAGTCGCTGCTCGGCGACTACCTGTTGGACTTGAATCCCGGGACGGAGAGCGCGCCCAAGCTGGAAGAGGGCGGACAGATCCGCCGGGTCATCGACACGCAGGGGATGGAGGCCATCTTCGAGTCGCTGTCGCAAATCACGTCCGACATCCAGCAGGTGACGGGCGCGCTGCGCGAGGTGCTCGGTGGAGAGCGCGGCGCCGGTTCGCTCCAGCGCATCGTCGAGAACCTGGTCCGGCTGTCGGACTCGGTGGACGCCACGGTGCGCCGCAACGCGGACCGGTTGGACGTCATCCTCTCGAACTTCGAGGGCGTGTCCTCCGACGTGAGGACCATCACCCAGAGCAACCAGGCCGATGTCGGCCGCATCGTCGACAACATCGAGTTCATCACCCGCGACGTCCGCGAGGTGCTCGCCAGCGTCAAGAGCATCGTCGGAAGCGGGGAGGGTGACTTCAAGGAGAGCGTCGCCAGCCTGAAGCAGACGCTCACCAAGCTGGACAACACGCTGGGCAACCTCGAGGAGATCACCCGCAAGGTGAAGGACGGCGAGGGCGCCGCGGGCGTGCTGCTGGCGGACGAGAGCGTGGGCCGGGAGGTTCGCGAGACGGTGCAGGACGTGGCCCGCTTCGCCTCCAAGCTCACCGACCTCCAGGCCGAGGTGGGCATCCAGAGCAGCTACCTGGCCGCGCAGGGCCGCTCGAAGAACGTGTTCTCCGTCCGGCTCATCCCCAAGCCGGACAAGTACTACCTGCTGGAGCTGGTGGACGACCCGCGCGGCACCGTCACGACGGAGGTGGTGCAGACCAACCCGCCGTCCGAGGGTGACCCCGTCATCCAGACCCGCAAGGTGACGAAGGAGAGCCTGAAGGTCAGCGCGCAGTTCGCCAAGCGCTGGTACTTCACCACCCTGCGCGTGGGCCTCATCGAGTCGACGGGCGGCGTGGGCGCGGACCTCCACCTGTTCGAGGACGCCCTCACGCTCAAGCTGGACGCCTTCAACTTCGCGGCGGACGAGCTGCGCTACCCTCGGCTGCGCGCCACGCTGCGGGCCCAGGCCTTCGACCACCTGTTCGTGGTCGCCGGCATGGACGATATGCTCAATGCCCAACAGCGCGACACGGTGACCCAGCGGCTCATCGCCGGACGCGACTTCTTCGTGGGCGGCGGCCTGTACTTCACCGACGACGACCTGAAGGCCATCATCACGGCCACGGGCCTTCCCACCTTCTGA
- a CDS encoding PfkB family carbohydrate kinase, with protein MTLLVVGSVALDSLETPFGQKEDVLGGSATYFSTSASFFVPARVVAVVGEDFPEAHLSFLKERGIDLEGLTRQPGRTFRWKGRYGYELNEATTLDTQLNVFQTFSPDLPAAYRDTPYVFLGNIHPELQARVLDQVRSPKLVAADTMNFWIKGSREALLKTLERVNLLFVNDAEARQLAGEHNVVKAARAILRMGPERVVIKRGEYGALLFDKEHVFACPAFPLAEVFDPTGAGDTFAGGFMGMLATSAAGVDSSLLRRAMVMGSVMASFTVEKFSLERLREVTRAEIHARFAEFRKLTHFDDLGPLER; from the coding sequence ATGACCCTGCTCGTCGTTGGCTCAGTCGCCTTGGACTCGCTGGAGACCCCCTTCGGACAGAAGGAGGACGTCCTCGGCGGTTCCGCCACGTACTTCTCCACGTCCGCGTCGTTCTTCGTCCCCGCGCGCGTGGTGGCGGTCGTGGGGGAGGACTTCCCCGAGGCCCACCTGAGCTTCCTCAAGGAGCGGGGCATCGACCTGGAGGGCCTCACCCGGCAGCCCGGGCGGACGTTCCGGTGGAAGGGCCGCTACGGCTACGAGCTGAACGAGGCGACGACGCTGGACACCCAGCTCAACGTCTTCCAGACCTTCTCGCCGGACCTGCCCGCGGCCTACCGGGACACGCCCTATGTCTTCCTGGGCAACATCCACCCGGAGCTCCAGGCGCGGGTGCTGGACCAGGTGCGCTCGCCCAAGCTGGTGGCCGCCGACACGATGAACTTCTGGATCAAGGGCAGCCGCGAGGCCCTGCTCAAGACGCTCGAGCGCGTCAACCTCCTCTTCGTCAACGACGCCGAGGCCCGCCAGCTCGCCGGCGAGCACAACGTGGTGAAGGCCGCCCGCGCCATCCTGCGCATGGGCCCCGAGCGCGTCGTCATCAAGCGCGGCGAGTACGGCGCGCTGCTCTTCGACAAGGAGCACGTCTTCGCGTGCCCCGCGTTCCCCCTGGCCGAGGTCTTCGACCCCACCGGCGCGGGCGACACCTTCGCCGGTGGCTTCATGGGCATGCTCGCCACCTCCGCGGCCGGCGTGGACTCCTCGCTGCTTCGCCGCGCCATGGTGATGGGCAGCGTGATGGCGTCCTTCACCGTGGAGAAGTTCAGCCTGGAGCGGCTGCGCGAGGTGACGCGCGCCGAGATTCACGCGCGGTTCGCGGAGTTCCGGAAGCTGACCCACTTCGACGACCTGGGCCCGCTGGAGCGCTGA
- a CDS encoding TIGR02266 family protein, which produces MSDNRKSARVPTLLRCWCEADNVTLYARIANLSEGGLFLRTSTPLARGARAVLRLTPGDHPEVQAEATVVWLRDAEDKSYPPGMGLQFEELDAETLGRLRRIISHQQKNPVKAVWAG; this is translated from the coding sequence TTGAGCGATAACCGAAAGTCCGCGCGCGTTCCCACGCTGCTTCGCTGCTGGTGCGAGGCGGACAATGTCACGTTGTACGCGCGCATCGCGAATCTGAGCGAAGGGGGACTCTTCCTTCGCACGAGCACGCCGCTGGCCCGTGGGGCGCGAGCGGTGCTCCGGTTGACGCCGGGAGATCATCCCGAGGTGCAGGCCGAAGCCACGGTGGTATGGCTGCGGGATGCGGAGGACAAGAGCTACCCGCCAGGGATGGGACTCCAGTTTGAAGAACTGGATGCGGAAACCTTGGGGCGGCTCCGGCGGATTATCTCCCACCAGCAGAAGAACCCCGTGAAGGCGGTCTGGGCCGGCTGA
- a CDS encoding metallophosphoesterase family protein: protein MRIAVISDIHSNIEALTEVLRVTEHQKVDRIVSLGDIVGYGASPNPCCELVRSVAEVTLLGNHDAAVAGRMDYSYYYDAARHALDWSANVLTDENMAWLRSLPYTYRIGDVGFCHGSPIDPKAYEYIFALEQARELTPYVEELPEVTFIGHSHLCRAFAIGNGEVNDVVAQKFGIRRGYKYIISVGSVGQPRDYDNRACFVICDTDARTVEYVRVEYDIETAAQKIFDADLALNFGKRLFLGV from the coding sequence ATGCGTATCGCCGTCATCTCCGACATCCACTCCAACATCGAGGCGCTCACCGAGGTGCTCCGAGTCACCGAGCACCAGAAGGTCGACCGCATCGTGTCCCTGGGGGACATCGTCGGCTATGGCGCCTCTCCCAACCCGTGCTGTGAGCTGGTGCGCTCGGTGGCGGAGGTGACGCTCCTGGGCAACCACGACGCCGCGGTGGCGGGGCGGATGGACTATTCGTACTACTACGACGCCGCCCGGCACGCGCTGGACTGGTCCGCCAACGTCCTCACGGACGAGAACATGGCGTGGCTGCGCAGCCTCCCGTACACGTACCGCATTGGCGACGTGGGCTTCTGCCACGGATCGCCCATCGACCCGAAGGCGTACGAGTACATCTTCGCGCTGGAGCAGGCGCGGGAGCTGACGCCCTACGTGGAGGAGCTGCCGGAGGTGACGTTCATCGGCCACAGCCACCTGTGCCGGGCGTTCGCCATCGGCAACGGCGAGGTGAACGACGTGGTGGCCCAGAAGTTCGGCATCCGCCGGGGCTACAAGTACATCATCTCCGTGGGCAGCGTCGGGCAGCCGCGCGACTACGACAACCGGGCCTGCTTCGTCATCTGCGACACGGATGCGCGCACCGTGGAGTATGTCCGGGTGGAGTACGACATCGAGACGGCCGCGCAGAAGATCTTCGACGCGGACCTGGCGCTCAACTTCGGCAAGCGCCTGTTCCTCGGGGTTTGA
- the asd gene encoding archaetidylserine decarboxylase (Phosphatidylserine decarboxylase is synthesized as a single chain precursor. Generation of the pyruvoyl active site from a Ser is coupled to cleavage of a Gly-Ser bond between the larger (beta) and smaller (alpha chains). It is an integral membrane protein.), whose protein sequence is MNDQTFMKLMRLLPKSALSSFVGMATRVPVPAPVHQAAMRAFAKSYNVDMEEAEHPIEHYPTFAQFFTRSLKPGLRPIDPDEKAVVSPVDGRVSQVGYSEHGRCLQAKGIEYTVDELLGDSQAAKPFHGGAWTTIYLSPRDYHRIHAPLAGTITGYAYIPGEFWPVNPASVMNKQSLFCVNERLVTYLKTAAGQCAVVKVGATCVSRIKASYDDITTHTGQPGKVHQYQEGYKVEKGGELGRFEMGSTVILLFEAGRVKWESSLQPEAPLRLGQRIGVLP, encoded by the coding sequence ATGAACGACCAGACCTTCATGAAGTTGATGCGGTTGTTGCCCAAGTCCGCCCTTTCCTCATTCGTGGGGATGGCCACGCGAGTGCCCGTGCCCGCGCCTGTCCATCAGGCGGCCATGCGCGCGTTCGCCAAGTCCTACAACGTGGACATGGAGGAGGCCGAGCACCCCATCGAGCACTACCCGACGTTCGCCCAGTTCTTCACCCGGAGCCTGAAGCCGGGTCTGCGTCCCATCGACCCGGACGAGAAGGCGGTCGTGTCGCCGGTGGATGGCCGCGTGTCCCAGGTGGGCTACTCGGAGCACGGCCGCTGCCTCCAGGCGAAGGGCATCGAGTACACGGTGGATGAGCTGCTGGGGGACTCGCAGGCGGCGAAGCCGTTCCACGGTGGCGCCTGGACGACCATCTACCTGTCTCCGCGCGACTACCACCGCATCCACGCGCCGCTGGCGGGCACCATCACCGGCTACGCGTACATCCCCGGCGAGTTCTGGCCGGTGAATCCGGCGTCGGTGATGAACAAGCAGTCGCTGTTCTGCGTGAATGAGCGGCTGGTGACGTACCTGAAGACCGCGGCGGGGCAGTGCGCGGTGGTGAAGGTGGGCGCCACGTGTGTGTCGCGCATCAAGGCGTCCTACGACGACATCACCACGCACACGGGCCAGCCGGGCAAGGTTCACCAGTACCAGGAGGGCTACAAGGTGGAGAAGGGCGGCGAGCTGGGCCGCTTCGAGATGGGCTCCACCGTCATCCTCCTGTTCGAGGCCGGCCGCGTGAAGTGGGAGTCGAGCCTGCAGCCCGAGGCGCCGCTCCGGCTGGGCCAGCGCATTGGAGTGCTGCCGTGA
- the hisS gene encoding histidine--tRNA ligase codes for MSQKIVAVKGMNDLLPGEIEIWQHVERLTRELFGRFGYSEIRTPIVEDTSLFVRSVGEETDIVGKEMYTFDDKAGRSLSLRPEGTAPAARAYIEHSVLNQEPLTRWYYMGPMFRYERMKTGRYRQFYQIGAEAYGAKEAAQDVEVMDMVTQFLQALGLQDITLNVNSLGDEVCRPAYYEKLVEYLKAHREELCGDCHRRLETNPLRVLDCKNETCQAVAAKGPSVLEFLCEPCRAHFDDVQRKLTALGVRFVVNPRMVRGLDYYTRTVFEFIASHPALGTASTVGGGGRYDKLVKSLGGPDVPAVGFACGVDRLVLLLKESQQKFAVTPDLFIAVADAGSHDAAFTLASRLRREGLRVDFDTRGGSLKSQMKRSDKSGATFTLVLGEQERTSGQAKLKRMAGGEPIPVALDDIARTVRAQSGAPQAPPAVP; via the coding sequence GTGAGTCAGAAGATTGTCGCCGTCAAGGGCATGAACGACCTCCTGCCAGGGGAGATTGAAATCTGGCAGCACGTCGAGCGCCTGACGCGAGAGCTGTTCGGCCGGTTCGGCTACAGCGAGATTCGCACGCCCATCGTGGAGGACACGTCGCTCTTCGTGCGCAGCGTGGGCGAGGAGACGGACATCGTCGGCAAGGAGATGTACACCTTCGACGACAAGGCCGGCCGCAGCCTGTCCCTGCGCCCCGAGGGCACCGCTCCCGCGGCGCGCGCGTACATCGAGCACTCCGTGCTGAACCAGGAGCCGCTGACGCGCTGGTACTACATGGGGCCGATGTTCCGGTACGAGCGGATGAAGACGGGCCGCTACCGGCAGTTCTATCAAATCGGCGCGGAGGCCTACGGAGCGAAGGAGGCCGCCCAGGACGTCGAGGTGATGGACATGGTGACCCAGTTCCTCCAGGCGCTGGGGCTCCAGGACATCACGCTCAACGTCAACTCGCTGGGGGACGAGGTCTGCCGGCCCGCCTACTACGAGAAGCTGGTGGAGTACCTCAAGGCCCACCGCGAGGAGCTGTGTGGGGACTGCCACCGGCGCCTGGAGACGAATCCGCTGCGCGTGCTCGATTGCAAGAACGAGACGTGCCAGGCGGTGGCCGCCAAGGGCCCCAGCGTGCTCGAGTTCCTGTGCGAGCCGTGCCGTGCCCACTTCGACGACGTGCAGCGCAAGCTGACGGCGCTGGGCGTCCGGTTCGTCGTCAATCCGCGCATGGTTCGCGGCCTGGACTACTACACGCGCACCGTCTTCGAGTTCATCGCGTCGCACCCCGCGCTGGGCACCGCCAGCACGGTGGGCGGCGGTGGCCGCTACGACAAGCTGGTGAAGAGCCTGGGCGGCCCCGACGTGCCCGCCGTGGGCTTCGCGTGTGGCGTGGACCGGCTGGTGCTGCTGCTGAAGGAGAGCCAGCAGAAGTTCGCCGTCACCCCGGACCTGTTCATCGCGGTGGCGGACGCGGGCTCGCATGACGCGGCCTTCACCCTGGCGAGCCGTCTGCGCCGCGAGGGGCTGCGTGTGGACTTCGACACCCGCGGCGGCAGCCTCAAGAGCCAGATGAAGCGCTCCGACAAGAGCGGCGCGACCTTCACCCTCGTGCTCGGGGAGCAGGAGCGCACCAGCGGCCAGGCGAAGCTCAAGCGGATGGCCGGGGGTGAACCCATTCCCGTGGCGCTCGACGATATCGCACGCACGGTGCGGGCTCAGTCGGGTGCTCCGCAGGCCCCCCCCGCGGTCCCCTGA
- a CDS encoding S24 family peptidase: MSSESLPTASPSALRWIPVRGDSMWPSLRAGDLAGVAPLTREPRPGEVVLARFDDALVLHRVRATRSGVLSLRGDNAPAEDPPIASSRILGTVLRVRRGRLELGAEWDLGPSWLGRVRAVVRGRVARWLGRGGRP; this comes from the coding sequence ATGTCCAGTGAGTCCCTCCCCACCGCGTCGCCTTCGGCCTTGCGCTGGATTCCCGTACGGGGAGACAGCATGTGGCCGTCGCTGCGGGCCGGGGACCTGGCGGGAGTCGCTCCGCTGACGCGGGAGCCTCGGCCGGGTGAGGTGGTGCTGGCGCGGTTCGATGATGCGCTGGTGCTGCATCGGGTCCGGGCCACGCGTTCGGGGGTGTTGTCCCTGCGAGGCGACAATGCTCCGGCGGAGGATCCACCGATTGCCTCTTCGCGCATCCTCGGGACGGTGCTTCGTGTCCGGCGAGGTCGCCTGGAGCTGGGCGCGGAGTGGGACCTGGGGCCGTCGTGGCTCGGGCGTGTCCGCGCGGTGGTGCGGGGCCGGGTGGCTCGGTGGTTGGGACGGGGAGGGCGCCCATGA
- a CDS encoding PqqD family protein, with the protein MSGGFGVDSVPRRRAGAEGQRFGADFLLLDAEGRTLRGLNATAMRVWELSDGTRSARSVAEVVAREFSMDVPRALSDTLRFLSELARLGLIDELQEVR; encoded by the coding sequence ATGAGTGGTGGCTTCGGGGTGGACAGTGTTCCCCGGCGCCGCGCGGGTGCGGAAGGACAGCGCTTCGGCGCGGACTTCCTCTTGCTGGACGCGGAGGGCCGCACGTTGCGGGGCCTCAACGCGACGGCGATGCGAGTCTGGGAGCTCAGTGACGGGACGCGCTCGGCGCGCTCGGTGGCCGAGGTCGTGGCCCGCGAGTTCTCCATGGACGTGCCGCGGGCGCTCTCGGACACGCTGCGATTTCTTTCGGAGTTGGCCCGGCTGGGCCTCATCGACGAGCTTCAGGAGGTACGGTGA
- a CDS encoding outer membrane protein assembly factor BamB family protein: MRPASMTPVNARLAVLLAALALSPAVMAQTTMNRTAVFTALAGPGETQATVTMDEASELRVQVRNNTSSSSPNYRPINEVIFQLPGGYTLLESPPPPGWAAEQFTTAGYVRYFYIPSVQCAGPAVGLAMNETQTFTLRMIPPVSNTNAANQQFATLEANEQCSWNGGFSTNRTSTAARWLRAGLSTQVSIQPRALPVGEDFTARLVIENRTGQSTAQANISAEGPSTGAGGVTFEVVELEPTNFRVSIPLRGAGILAARATVQSEGTMVASARATNTGGSVTSSVVDTPMVTVGALAAAADVDVTQAFTGEAVKVRLSVTNTSATASYLDVVPRAPVLVGAAQATLTQGPSPASTPRLAPGASAHFVWLYTLTGAEFSDYAFDVSADATLNGAAVSTPLVRTGRGRIVAHRLKVSPSVLVPGVANQTVLYTVQNRGSQPIYQVTLLRPATNYFRFATGSPASAAGWSVSSNAASFTWTVANGQPIGVNQERSFPVTYASVSPVTAPTTFRHRMHLPDVYDSQSAARIEAPVTLAGGSAAPEVERLTAVARDGSVTLAWDNPSSHNGVLVLRAAGSAPNTPPVAGQAYAQGATLGNATVVLSETFTSTSTFVDSTVANGTTYYYRVFNSDDAGFYSAGNQPTSAALKATPRARVGAAPLWCYSVGLDARIQPITELGVGIFSSFNNTLVANLTQAANPATDGAERWRPLQLGAPIGSRFPVVPLRGLPGQYILTADQDGVAYAISAATGTVLWRWNNNGTPIGTIQSFPVTQLHDYANAAYQAARPNLDLVFFATRLSNPAANRVVALNARTGTPVFTYQPGDLGMVNGGMVVDYVNNLLFIGGKVNGVSADSLRVLNTLTGAEVARLALGDLEHSLVRNGVTGHILATNSDGVVHAVDAVTRQVVWSLNVATRPAPSTPAFTSFVRPLGGGFVASLASGLVEFWDYAAPGAATPTRQWSTAVPNPSGTFTLNRNGVVRIYVGGGDGKVHQLEMVGGVDSAQVTLTNGPRIGTPTIDTTSSRLHVGSEDGLICSFPVPFP; the protein is encoded by the coding sequence GTGAGGCCCGCTTCGATGACACCCGTGAATGCCCGCCTCGCGGTGCTCCTCGCCGCCCTGGCCCTGTCGCCAGCGGTCATGGCTCAGACGACCATGAACCGCACCGCCGTCTTCACCGCCCTTGCGGGGCCGGGAGAGACCCAGGCGACGGTGACGATGGATGAAGCCTCTGAGCTGCGCGTCCAGGTCCGCAACAACACGTCGAGTTCGTCGCCGAACTACCGACCCATCAACGAAGTCATCTTCCAGCTCCCGGGTGGCTACACGCTGCTCGAGAGTCCGCCGCCTCCGGGGTGGGCCGCCGAGCAATTCACCACGGCGGGGTACGTGAGGTACTTCTACATCCCGAGCGTCCAATGCGCAGGCCCGGCGGTGGGGCTGGCGATGAACGAGACGCAGACGTTCACGCTCCGGATGATTCCCCCGGTGTCGAACACGAACGCCGCGAACCAGCAGTTCGCGACGCTGGAAGCGAATGAGCAGTGCAGTTGGAATGGAGGCTTCAGCACGAACCGGACGAGCACCGCGGCGCGGTGGCTGCGCGCGGGTCTGTCCACGCAGGTCTCCATCCAGCCGCGAGCCCTTCCCGTGGGCGAGGACTTCACCGCGCGCCTGGTCATCGAGAATCGCACGGGGCAATCGACCGCCCAGGCCAACATCAGCGCGGAGGGGCCCAGCACTGGCGCTGGGGGCGTCACGTTCGAGGTGGTCGAGCTCGAGCCCACGAACTTCCGGGTGAGCATTCCGCTGAGAGGTGCCGGCATCCTCGCGGCGAGAGCGACAGTGCAGTCGGAGGGGACCATGGTGGCCAGCGCCCGTGCCACCAACACCGGAGGCTCCGTCACCTCGAGCGTGGTCGACACGCCGATGGTGACCGTGGGCGCTCTGGCCGCCGCCGCCGACGTCGATGTGACGCAGGCCTTCACGGGAGAGGCCGTGAAGGTGCGGCTGAGCGTCACCAACACGTCCGCCACGGCGTCGTACCTCGATGTGGTGCCGCGAGCTCCGGTCCTCGTGGGCGCTGCCCAGGCCACGCTGACGCAGGGGCCTTCTCCGGCGAGCACCCCGCGACTGGCGCCCGGTGCGTCGGCCCACTTCGTCTGGCTCTACACGCTGACGGGGGCTGAGTTCTCGGACTACGCCTTCGATGTGAGCGCGGACGCGACCCTGAATGGCGCGGCCGTCTCCACTCCGCTCGTGCGCACGGGGCGAGGCCGCATCGTGGCCCATCGCCTCAAGGTCAGCCCCTCCGTGCTCGTGCCGGGCGTCGCGAACCAGACGGTGCTCTACACGGTCCAGAATCGTGGGAGTCAGCCCATCTACCAGGTCACGCTGCTGCGGCCCGCGACGAACTACTTCCGGTTCGCCACGGGGAGTCCCGCCTCGGCGGCGGGCTGGTCTGTCTCCAGCAACGCCGCCAGCTTCACCTGGACGGTCGCCAACGGGCAGCCCATTGGTGTGAACCAGGAGCGCAGCTTCCCGGTGACCTACGCGAGCGTCTCGCCCGTCACGGCGCCCACGACGTTCCGCCATCGGATGCACCTCCCGGATGTCTACGATTCACAATCCGCGGCGCGCATCGAGGCGCCCGTGACGCTCGCGGGAGGCAGCGCGGCGCCGGAGGTCGAGCGGCTCACGGCGGTGGCACGGGACGGGAGCGTGACGTTGGCGTGGGACAACCCCTCGTCGCACAATGGTGTGCTGGTCCTGCGTGCCGCGGGCAGCGCACCCAACACACCGCCTGTCGCCGGACAGGCCTATGCCCAGGGGGCGACACTGGGCAATGCGACGGTCGTCCTCTCCGAGACGTTCACCAGCACGTCCACCTTCGTCGACAGCACCGTCGCCAACGGCACGACGTACTACTACCGGGTGTTCAACTCGGATGACGCGGGCTTCTACTCGGCGGGCAACCAGCCCACGTCCGCGGCGCTCAAGGCGACACCCCGTGCCCGCGTGGGGGCCGCGCCGCTGTGGTGCTACTCCGTGGGCCTGGATGCGCGCATCCAGCCCATCACGGAGCTGGGGGTGGGCATCTTCAGCTCCTTCAACAACACCCTTGTCGCCAACCTCACCCAGGCCGCGAATCCCGCGACGGATGGCGCGGAGCGGTGGCGGCCCCTGCAGTTGGGTGCTCCCATCGGCAGCCGTTTCCCGGTGGTGCCGCTGCGTGGCTTGCCGGGGCAGTACATCCTCACCGCGGACCAGGACGGCGTGGCCTACGCCATCAGCGCCGCCACGGGGACGGTGTTGTGGCGGTGGAACAACAACGGGACGCCCATCGGCACCATCCAGTCCTTCCCCGTCACCCAGCTCCACGACTACGCGAACGCCGCCTATCAGGCCGCGCGTCCGAACCTGGACCTCGTCTTCTTCGCGACGCGGTTGTCGAACCCAGCGGCCAATCGGGTGGTGGCGCTCAACGCCCGGACGGGGACGCCTGTCTTCACCTATCAGCCGGGGGACCTGGGCATGGTCAACGGCGGCATGGTGGTCGACTACGTCAACAACCTGCTGTTCATCGGCGGGAAGGTGAATGGCGTGTCAGCGGACTCGCTCCGCGTCCTGAATACGCTCACCGGCGCGGAGGTGGCGCGGCTGGCGCTCGGGGACCTGGAGCACAGCCTGGTTCGCAACGGCGTGACGGGGCATATCCTCGCGACGAACAGCGATGGCGTGGTCCATGCCGTCGATGCGGTCACCCGTCAGGTGGTGTGGAGCCTGAACGTGGCGACCCGGCCCGCGCCGAGCACCCCCGCCTTCACCAGCTTCGTTCGTCCCTTGGGCGGTGGCTTCGTGGCCAGCCTGGCGAGTGGCCTGGTGGAGTTCTGGGACTACGCGGCCCCCGGAGCGGCGACGCCCACGCGTCAGTGGTCGACGGCCGTCCCGAACCCCTCCGGCACCTTCACCCTCAACCGCAATGGCGTGGTCCGCATCTACGTCGGTGGTGGCGACGGCAAGGTGCATCAGCTCGAGATGGTCGGGGGCGTGGACTCGGCGCAGGTGACGCTGACCAACGGCCCGCGCATTGGCACGCCGACCATCGACACCACTTCCTCCCGGCTGCACGTGGGCTCCGAGGACGGCCTCATCTGCTCCTTCCCGGTACCGTTCCCATGA
- the miaA gene encoding tRNA (adenosine(37)-N6)-dimethylallyltransferase MiaA, with the protein MGEGQEGRPMLTVVAGPTASGKTALAIELARRVGGEIVSADSQQVYRHFDIATAKPSAEELAAVPHHLVSEVDPLVTFSAAEYQRRADSVIADITRRGRPVIVVGGTGLYLRILLHGVVDAPGALPELRAELEALAAAQGREAVHRRLAQVDPETAARLHVQDLVRVVRALEIHARTGVPASEFHKAHAFSPDRYPFRLFVLEPPRDVLYARINARTEAMFASGLVEETRALLARGYADAAPMRSVGYVQARAVVEERMTVDEAIRDTAQETRRYAKRQLTWFRKEAGAVFVAPPYGAVLERPQA; encoded by the coding sequence ATGGGTGAAGGACAGGAGGGACGGCCGATGTTGACGGTGGTGGCCGGGCCGACGGCGTCGGGGAAGACGGCCCTGGCCATCGAGCTGGCGCGCCGCGTGGGCGGTGAAATCGTCAGCGCGGATTCGCAGCAGGTGTACCGCCACTTCGACATCGCCACCGCGAAGCCCTCCGCGGAAGAGCTTGCGGCGGTGCCGCACCATCTGGTGTCGGAGGTGGACCCGCTGGTGACCTTCTCGGCGGCCGAGTACCAGCGCCGTGCGGACTCGGTCATCGCGGATATCACGCGGCGAGGACGGCCCGTCATCGTCGTGGGCGGCACGGGCCTGTACCTGCGCATCCTCCTGCACGGCGTGGTGGATGCACCGGGGGCCCTGCCGGAGTTGCGGGCCGAGCTGGAGGCGCTCGCGGCGGCGCAGGGACGTGAGGCCGTGCATCGCCGCCTGGCGCAGGTGGACCCGGAGACCGCCGCGCGGTTGCATGTCCAGGACCTGGTCCGCGTGGTCCGAGCGCTCGAGATTCATGCGCGGACGGGTGTGCCCGCCTCGGAGTTCCACAAGGCCCATGCCTTCTCCCCGGACCGATATCCGTTCCGGCTCTTCGTGCTGGAGCCCCCGCGCGACGTGCTCTACGCCCGCATCAACGCTCGCACCGAAGCCATGTTCGCGTCGGGGTTGGTCGAGGAGACGCGGGCCTTGTTGGCTCGGGGATACGCGGACGCGGCGCCGATGCGAAGCGTGGGTTACGTGCAGGCGCGCGCGGTGGTGGAGGAGCGCATGACCGTGGACGAGGCCATTCGAGACACGGCCCAGGAGACACGGCGATACGCCAAGCGTCAGCTCACCTGGTTTCGCAAGGAGGCGGGTGCGGTGTTCGTCGCGCCGCCCTATGGCGCGGTGCTCGAGCGCCCCCAGGCCTGA